Below is a genomic region from Gillisia sp. Hel_I_86.
ATATAATACAAAATGATTCGGCAAAAATATAAAACATTGGTTACTATTAAATTTTGGGTCGCTCTTTTTTTTGGGTTTATAATATCTATTGTGCTAATTCAACCCTTGGCCATTTCCCTATTTATGTACGATAACGCGGGAGGCTTATTAAGTTGGTGGAATACTTTTAGGATAGCTTTTCAACAAATAGTTGAGATGGGAGATTCTGAACAGATTTTGAAAAATTTTCTATTTGGACTAATGGGAGTAAGCATTACTATAATGTACTACATTGGATTGTATATGAGTAAAGAAAGTGATGATATATTAAAAAAAGCATCCTAAAAAAATTAAATAGAAACCCCAATTAATAGCAGGCAGCTTTTATGATGCTTTTTTAAGGCAAAATGATGAATAGCATTAAAAGCAAAAGTAGAAGCTGCTTTTTTTTAATTATACAATTAAAGCTGAACATTATGAATGTTAAACATTGTCTTTTAATAATCCTGTTGGTTGGTTATTATAGGGTAAACGCCCAAAAAGTTTATACGACTGAAGAAGGTCATATAATGATGATGACTTTGGTTGATGATAAACCCGTCAAGGCAGAAAGCCATAAATTGGCCCTATATCTTGATTATGATTCCAAAGTGGTCAATGGTGTACTCGACCTTAAGACTTTTTCAACAGATAGTCCTGAAATCAATGCCATTTTACAACAGCAGGAGGCCCCTTTAATACTTCGGTTTACTGGCACAATTCCATCACAAGATTTTTTATCAAAACGGCATGACCCAATTAATTTTAATTGGTTGGTAAAGGTTACGTACAAAGAAAAAACTTATCAATCAGTCTTTAAAACGACCCTTAACCATTTTGACCAAGGAACAACCACTTCTTGTTTGATAAGTGCGAGAGGGCAGGTTTTGGTTCCAAATACTGGTTTGGATTCCTTAATAGAGGGAATCGATGAGACCCTAGAGGTGCAGTTTGCGCAATTGGTGTTGACATTGGAATAACTGTGAATTTAAATAAAATTATGAATGAAATATATGAAAAAAAAGAAACTGAATTTAAGAGATTTAAATAAAACTTCATCCGATAACCACAAGCGCAATGACGGTCACAATCAGAGCAATCTGGAAAAACTCGGTAATTTCAGAACGTATTTACCTGCAATTTTCAGTTTTGTAATGCTGATTGCAGGCATTGCTTTTGATTATTTTGACGCCTTTCCATTTTTTAAAGGTTGGGTACGAATCGCTTGGTATGCGGTAGCCTACATCCCCGTGGGGTTTCCTGTTATAAAAGAGGGATGGGAAAGTATCAAGGACGGTGATTTCTTTACCGAGTTCTTCCTGATGTCCATCGCAACCTTAGGGGCGTTCGCCATTGGGGAATATCCGGAAGGTGTGGCCGTAATGCTATTCTATGCCGTGGGCGAACTTTTCCAAAACGCAGCTGTAAAACGAGCAAAGGGCAACATAAAGGCATTGCTTGATGTACGCCCTAATGAGGCAATGGTCTATCGGAACGGCGATTATGTTTCGGTAAATCCCGAGACCGTTCAAATTGGAGAAAAAATACAAGTACGCGTAGGTGAAAAGATTCCTTTAGATGGCAAATTGCTATCCGAAAAAGCATCGGTCAATACCGCAGCGATTACGGGGGAAAGCAAACCCGACACCATTGCAAAAGGCGAAAAAGTCTTTGCGGGAAGCATCAATCTGGATGGTGTTATCGAAATTGAAACCACCAAGGAATTCAAGGACAGTTCCATAGCCCGTATTCTGGATATGGTACAAAATGCTACCGCAAGAAAATCAAAGACCGAACTGTTTATAAGGAAATTTGCACGCATCTATACTCCTATCGTAGTTTTTTTAGCGGTATGCTTAACGTTTTTACCTTATTTTTTTGTGGACGGTTACGTATTTCAGGATTGGTTATACCGAGCCTTGATTTTTTTGGTAATTTCTTGCCCCTGTGCATTGGTCATTTCCATTCCCCTGGGTTATTTCGGTGGATTGGGTGCCGCATCCCGTAACGGTATTCTATTCAAGGGTGCATCCTTCTTGGATGCGGTG
It encodes:
- a CDS encoding heavy metal translocating P-type ATPase codes for the protein MKKKKLNLRDLNKTSSDNHKRNDGHNQSNLEKLGNFRTYLPAIFSFVMLIAGIAFDYFDAFPFFKGWVRIAWYAVAYIPVGFPVIKEGWESIKDGDFFTEFFLMSIATLGAFAIGEYPEGVAVMLFYAVGELFQNAAVKRAKGNIKALLDVRPNEAMVYRNGDYVSVNPETVQIGEKIQVRVGEKIPLDGKLLSEKASVNTAAITGESKPDTIAKGEKVFAGSINLDGVIEIETTKEFKDSSIARILDMVQNATARKSKTELFIRKFARIYTPIVVFLAVCLTFLPYFFVDGYVFQDWLYRALIFLVISCPCALVISIPLGYFGGLGAASRNGILFKGASFLDAVTQVNTVVMDKTGTVTHGVFKIKNAVVNNGALSEAEMMKYLMAMEEQSTHPIAKAILEYKADGSHYGATNVSEVAGKGLKGMVNGKTVLVGNKALMTSNGIEVPSKTDAIVESIVMVAIDGKFAGYVTIADELKEDAHLAIKQIRDAGISKIIMLSGDKDSITQQVAKELNIDWAKGGLLPEDKLDEVETLKKRPDSKIAFIGDGINDAPVLAISDVGIAMGGLGSDVAIETADVIIQTDQPSKIARAIKIGRSTRRIVWQNIGLAFGVKIIVMILGAMGMATMWEAVFADVGVAFLAILNAIRLQKMKWD